The proteins below come from a single Chryseobacterium nepalense genomic window:
- a CDS encoding SusC/RagA family TonB-linked outer membrane protein, giving the protein MSIKIKQKNFKPLIAPLFLLASGFMFGQKAVNDTVKEKTKDIEEVVVIGYGKVKKSDLTGSVSSVSAKDLAATPAMNALQALQGRAAGLNIVTAGGAPGAGANVTVRGGASITQGTEPLYIVDGFQLDNALNIINPNDIESIDVLKGASAIAIYGARGSNGIIVIKTKTGKKGRITINYNSFMSFDMLSKKLDMVSNSEQFVKYQYEMAQLQGKTTQWSNVFDNSLGTDSPGFYTGAFARINNRYASAPALDWQERMLGGTGVTQNHNVSVSAGSDKTQTFISYNYNKQDGLLQNFSETRNSLRANVNSELYKGIRLDFSSMFNSNSTNGGGAYSGMKKILLQPITGGTLFSQDQLFNTQTFPDFSALDSGFDTENPYIETAASTQNRRVRTFLANVGLEFDFLKDFTFRTAGSYNWTNTKATAFSDKNSRAYLTDPVNTGINGSIGNSEAYRYQITNTLTYNKTLGEKHKITGLIGNEIIYQESESNSMRLVRFPSILNYGLDDISNATVADKSTDRSSFSLLSYFARVNYNYDNRYLLTGTVRRDGSSKFGPDNKWGVFPSVAAAWRVSEEGFWKNSKIENYVNDLKFRFEYGIVGNNSIPDNVFRTNVVGTDYPLNNTVGNLALVTSSVLGNRMVQWEEMRSTNIGVDLALFNNRIKLTSEWYNNNVTGMLLETVLPASTGYARQFKNIGSMKNTGMEFTLNSINVKSGDFRWSTDANVGFNKSKVLSLDEGRQFRNFSVGSNRAGMVTYYATVGEELGDMYGYVYQGIYTTDDFIQESNGSLTLKPGVVKPASGTPKPGDIKFAADNEAGDQFTRKLVKIGNGTPDFIGGISNNFSYKGFDLAVFLKFSVGGDIYNATKHSLSPYALFQNTPSEFGDNYYRIIDPNTGQATTNLARLKELNPDEESRLWSLNTTNSGYITYPSSYYVEDGSYLRIAMVTLGYSFPREFLSHVKLTNARIYFTVNNLATITGYSGYDPEVSAASGVTVTPGYDSSSYPRSRSYVLGINLTF; this is encoded by the coding sequence ATGTCTATTAAAATCAAACAGAAGAATTTTAAGCCACTTATTGCACCGCTATTTTTGCTTGCATCTGGCTTTATGTTCGGGCAAAAGGCAGTAAATGACACTGTGAAAGAAAAGACTAAAGATATTGAGGAGGTGGTCGTTATTGGTTATGGTAAAGTTAAAAAATCAGATCTTACAGGATCGGTATCTTCAGTTTCTGCAAAAGATCTGGCGGCAACACCGGCAATGAATGCTTTACAGGCATTACAGGGCAGGGCAGCAGGATTAAATATTGTTACGGCAGGTGGTGCACCCGGAGCAGGAGCAAATGTTACCGTTCGTGGTGGTGCTTCCATTACCCAGGGAACGGAGCCTCTTTATATTGTAGACGGTTTCCAGCTGGACAACGCGCTTAATATTATTAATCCCAACGATATTGAAAGTATTGATGTACTGAAAGGTGCTTCCGCCATTGCAATTTACGGTGCAAGAGGTTCAAACGGTATTATTGTTATTAAAACTAAAACCGGAAAAAAAGGAAGAATTACCATCAACTACAATTCATTCATGTCTTTCGATATGCTGTCAAAGAAGCTGGACATGGTTTCAAATTCTGAACAGTTTGTGAAATATCAGTATGAAATGGCACAGCTCCAGGGAAAAACCACTCAGTGGAGCAATGTTTTTGATAATAGTTTAGGAACAGACTCTCCCGGATTTTACACTGGTGCATTTGCCAGGATCAACAACCGCTACGCATCTGCACCTGCACTGGACTGGCAGGAAAGAATGCTTGGGGGGACGGGAGTTACCCAAAACCATAACGTGAGTGTTTCGGCAGGTAGTGATAAGACGCAGACGTTCATTAGTTATAATTATAATAAGCAGGATGGTTTGCTGCAGAATTTCAGTGAAACCAGAAACTCTTTACGTGCTAATGTCAATTCAGAACTGTACAAAGGAATACGGTTGGATTTCAGTTCCATGTTTAATTCAAATTCCACTAATGGTGGCGGAGCCTATTCGGGAATGAAAAAAATATTGCTCCAGCCTATCACAGGAGGAACATTATTTAGCCAGGATCAGTTATTCAATACGCAGACTTTTCCTGATTTTTCAGCATTGGATTCAGGTTTCGACACGGAAAATCCGTATATCGAAACGGCAGCATCTACGCAGAACAGAAGGGTAAGAACCTTCCTTGCCAATGTGGGTCTGGAATTTGATTTCCTGAAAGATTTTACATTCAGAACGGCAGGATCTTATAACTGGACCAATACCAAAGCCACGGCGTTTTCAGATAAAAATTCCCGTGCGTACCTTACAGATCCTGTCAATACCGGTATTAACGGAAGTATCGGGAATTCTGAGGCGTACCGATATCAGATCACCAATACATTGACATATAATAAAACGTTAGGCGAGAAACATAAAATAACCGGGCTTATCGGTAATGAAATCATCTATCAGGAAAGTGAGAGCAACAGCATGAGGCTGGTAAGATTTCCATCTATTTTAAATTATGGACTGGATGATATATCCAATGCGACTGTTGCGGATAAAAGTACGGACAGATCATCATTCAGCCTGCTTTCCTATTTTGCAAGAGTAAATTATAATTATGATAATCGTTACCTTCTTACCGGTACGGTGCGCCGTGACGGATCTTCAAAATTCGGACCAGATAATAAATGGGGTGTATTTCCTTCTGTAGCTGCTGCATGGAGAGTTTCAGAAGAAGGTTTCTGGAAAAACTCCAAAATCGAAAATTATGTTAATGATCTTAAATTCAGGTTTGAATACGGGATCGTTGGTAATAACAGTATTCCGGATAATGTTTTCAGAACCAATGTTGTGGGAACAGATTATCCTCTGAATAATACGGTAGGAAATCTTGCTCTGGTAACAAGCAGTGTTCTGGGGAACCGTATGGTTCAGTGGGAGGAAATGAGATCCACCAATATCGGGGTAGATTTAGCATTGTTTAATAACAGGATTAAATTAACATCAGAATGGTACAACAACAATGTTACCGGCATGTTGCTGGAAACTGTATTGCCTGCATCTACGGGATATGCGAGACAGTTTAAAAATATCGGTTCCATGAAAAATACCGGTATGGAATTCACTTTAAACTCAATCAACGTAAAGTCCGGTGATTTTAGATGGTCTACAGATGCTAATGTTGGGTTCAATAAATCAAAAGTATTATCACTGGATGAAGGAAGACAATTCAGAAACTTCAGTGTCGGCAGCAACAGGGCAGGTATGGTAACCTATTATGCTACCGTCGGAGAAGAATTAGGAGATATGTATGGATATGTTTATCAGGGAATTTATACGACCGACGATTTTATCCAGGAATCCAACGGATCATTAACATTAAAACCAGGAGTTGTAAAACCGGCTTCCGGAACTCCTAAACCCGGAGATATCAAATTTGCAGCAGATAATGAGGCCGGAGATCAGTTTACAAGAAAACTGGTAAAAATAGGAAATGGAACACCGGATTTTATCGGAGGGATCAGCAATAATTTTTCGTATAAAGGTTTTGATCTTGCAGTATTCTTAAAATTTAGTGTAGGGGGTGATATTTACAATGCTACCAAGCATAGTTTGAGCCCATATGCTTTATTTCAAAATACGCCTTCGGAATTCGGAGATAATTATTATCGTATTATTGATCCTAATACCGGTCAGGCCACTACAAATCTTGCACGATTAAAAGAACTGAATCCTGATGAAGAATCCCGTCTTTGGAGCTTAAATACTACCAACTCAGGATATATTACTTATCCGTCATCGTATTATGTGGAAGATGGTTCTTATTTAAGAATTGCTATGGTAACGCTGGGGTACTCCTTCCCGAGAGAATTTTTAAGCCATGTGAAACTTACCAATGCGCGTATCTACTTTACCGTTAATAACTTAGCAACAATTACGGGATATTCAGGCTATGATCCGGAAGTTTCTGCGGCCAGCGGCGTTACGGTTACGCCGGGATACGACAGCTCTTCATACCCACGTTCAAGAAGTTACGTTCTTGGTATTAATTTAACTTTCTAA
- a CDS encoding RagB/SusD family nutrient uptake outer membrane protein — MKNRYNKKNLLKTLIIIPAILVGSVSINSCSDDFLDQPAYNSSNTESVFDNIETADAFVQGLYRGLVPTEMFYQLGAGDTVTHSAEDGSTNNSKYNICNYQYDAYTPNTVTGIYAAMYAIIERANIAISRLPTMPASTKRDALLAEAKAIRAFCYHNLIRVYGDVPAIWIPLEDADPNDQNTFYPKRSPRDGIYDRIIADIQESVNNLPGSNGTPERLNKQSANALLARIALYAAGYSLRWDLNTGSAGTMSRRPDNSRVQQLYQIADAAAASVINAGTNSLVQAQGGKSGFEALWFNFDRRNFAAVNQEMLWHIAEYGPNTNSAFGVYAHPGSRGGTYGSRKALQFILPTYYLSFNQADKRRDVACTSYSIYFLKTGAASDTWVDVGTTYSCIMPGKFRISWCVEPQAADARNLNIPIIRYADVLLMYAETQNYLNGGPTAAGTAALQQVRNRAGIGSLPIPSGQQAFQDAIVQERKWEFSDEFMLRTDLIRMNRIASEINATKQAMKNLSDRTGQFASTPVYRLYKFHKNAQVYGDPFLAVTYIDLTNPAEIAAVQAVPTNSSGYAAYQTTLKSIALANGQTSTAEDKWYPVNMFQAYTSTFNGNARKAVGFVEGFNALQIGNIIYTKPTGSAENGGTYPNWIEGGGDGLFYGFVPNKTELLPFAAASAGHPLVDNPNLTQLPGY, encoded by the coding sequence ATGAAAAACAGATATAATAAAAAAAATCTTTTAAAAACGCTGATTATCATTCCGGCAATTTTAGTCGGCAGCGTCAGTATCAATTCCTGCAGTGATGATTTTTTGGATCAGCCTGCTTATAATTCATCCAATACAGAATCGGTATTTGACAATATAGAAACCGCAGATGCTTTTGTCCAGGGACTTTACAGAGGGCTTGTTCCTACTGAAATGTTTTATCAGCTCGGTGCCGGAGATACCGTAACCCACTCTGCGGAAGACGGCTCAACCAACAATTCCAAATACAATATCTGCAACTATCAGTACGATGCCTATACTCCAAATACCGTTACAGGAATTTATGCTGCCATGTATGCTATTATTGAAAGGGCTAATATCGCCATCAGCAGATTACCGACTATGCCTGCAAGCACAAAGCGTGATGCCTTATTGGCAGAAGCGAAAGCAATTCGTGCATTTTGTTATCATAACTTAATACGCGTTTACGGAGATGTGCCTGCTATTTGGATCCCCCTTGAAGATGCAGATCCTAATGATCAGAATACATTTTATCCGAAACGTTCTCCAAGAGACGGAATTTACGATCGCATCATTGCTGATATTCAGGAATCGGTAAACAATTTACCGGGTTCAAACGGAACTCCGGAAAGACTGAACAAACAGTCTGCTAATGCGCTTTTAGCAAGAATTGCATTGTATGCCGCGGGATATTCTCTTCGTTGGGATCTGAATACAGGATCTGCCGGTACGATGTCCCGTCGCCCTGATAACAGCAGAGTTCAGCAGCTGTACCAGATTGCAGATGCAGCAGCAGCTTCTGTAATTAATGCAGGTACCAACAGCCTGGTGCAGGCGCAGGGAGGGAAAAGTGGTTTCGAAGCCTTATGGTTCAATTTTGACAGAAGAAACTTTGCAGCCGTAAATCAGGAGATGCTTTGGCATATCGCTGAATATGGTCCTAATACCAACTCTGCATTTGGTGTTTATGCACATCCGGGTTCCAGAGGGGGTACGTATGGATCCAGAAAAGCTTTACAGTTCATATTGCCAACCTATTATTTGTCTTTTAATCAGGCAGATAAACGCAGGGATGTCGCGTGTACTTCGTACAGTATTTATTTTCTGAAAACAGGTGCTGCATCAGACACCTGGGTGGATGTGGGAACTACTTATTCCTGTATTATGCCGGGTAAATTCAGAATAAGCTGGTGTGTGGAGCCACAGGCGGCCGACGCACGTAACCTCAATATTCCGATCATAAGATATGCTGATGTATTGCTGATGTATGCAGAAACTCAAAACTATCTGAACGGAGGTCCTACAGCCGCAGGAACTGCTGCTTTGCAACAGGTGAGAAACCGTGCCGGAATAGGCTCATTGCCAATACCAAGCGGTCAGCAGGCGTTTCAGGATGCTATTGTTCAGGAGCGCAAGTGGGAGTTTTCCGATGAATTTATGCTTCGTACAGACTTAATAAGAATGAACCGCATCGCCAGCGAAATTAATGCGACAAAACAGGCAATGAAAAATCTTTCGGACCGTACAGGACAGTTTGCATCGACCCCGGTGTACAGATTGTATAAATTTCATAAAAATGCACAGGTTTACGGAGATCCTTTCCTGGCAGTTACCTATATAGATTTAACAAATCCGGCAGAAATTGCAGCAGTTCAGGCGGTTCCTACCAATTCTTCAGGGTATGCCGCTTATCAGACGACTCTAAAGAGTATTGCACTGGCAAACGGACAAACTTCAACGGCTGAAGACAAATGGTATCCTGTAAATATGTTCCAGGCTTACACAAGTACATTTAACGGAAATGCCAGAAAAGCGGTAGGATTTGTTGAAGGATTTAATGCATTGCAGATCGGGAATATTATCTATACCAAACCTACAGGTTCCGCTGAAAACGGAGGCACTTATCCGAACTGGATTGAAGGAGGCGGAGACGGACTTTTCTATGGATTTGTACCGAATAAAACAGAGCTATTGCCTTTCGCAGCAGCTTCTGCAGGACATCCTTTGGTTGATAATCCTAATTTGACTCAGTTGCCCGGATATTAA
- a CDS encoding rhamnogalacturonan lyase, with protein sequence MKIKYIFITSAIFLSQVFFAQRQMEYLKRGIVAIPAESGVFVSWRLLGTEAQNMHFDLYRTEKNQTKKLNDKPLLSETNFLDKTADKRKNYTYFVKSNTQHQDVDQDFAEYTANQKPYFSIPLKTPQGYTPNDASVADLDGDGEYEIILHQTGRSHDNSQKGETDPPIIQAYKMNGKFLWEINLGKNIREGAHYTQFLVYDLDQDGKAEIVMKTADGSKDGKGKFIGDPTKNYVNENGMILSGPEFLTVFDGQTGEEIHTVNYQVPRFAGSLNPTAEQMTETWGDAKGNRIDRFLGAVAYLDGKTPSVIMSRGYYTRTAIAAWDFKDKKLSLRWLFDTESSEENKQYRGQGNHNLTIADVDNDEKDEIVFGAMTVDDDGKVLNSTGYGHGDAVHVGDLDPSNPGLEIFDIQERFDDAGAHFRDGKTGKVLWKLPSTVYSQASKFQGPGRGLSLNIDPRYEGSECWAAGAGLKGVYSARGKKITDKNPAVNMGIYWDGDFLSEILDGTVVSKWDWENEKSNLIFDAKDFQCESNNGTKKNPALVADLFGDWREEVIYRTADNQELRIFSTTSPTKHRLYTLMHNPQYRLSIVWQNVGYNQPPHTDYYLEESVKEVPKPNVYVVKPKIDN encoded by the coding sequence ATGAAAATCAAATATATATTCATTACATCCGCCATTTTTCTTTCGCAAGTTTTTTTCGCGCAAAGACAAATGGAATACCTGAAAAGAGGAATCGTTGCGATTCCAGCAGAATCAGGCGTTTTTGTAAGTTGGCGATTGTTGGGAACGGAAGCTCAGAACATGCATTTCGATTTGTATCGCACAGAAAAGAATCAGACCAAAAAACTGAATGATAAACCTTTGCTCAGCGAAACCAATTTTTTAGATAAAACCGCTGACAAAAGAAAAAACTATACCTACTTCGTAAAATCAAATACGCAACACCAAGACGTTGACCAGGATTTTGCGGAATACACGGCGAATCAAAAACCGTATTTTTCAATTCCGTTGAAAACGCCTCAAGGTTACACGCCGAATGATGCTTCAGTTGCCGATTTGGATGGCGATGGCGAATATGAAATTATTCTTCATCAAACCGGAAGGTCGCACGATAACAGCCAGAAAGGAGAGACTGACCCGCCTATTATTCAGGCTTATAAAATGAATGGAAAGTTTCTGTGGGAGATTAATTTAGGCAAAAATATCCGGGAAGGAGCGCATTACACGCAGTTTTTAGTTTATGATTTAGATCAGGACGGAAAAGCGGAAATCGTAATGAAAACTGCCGACGGAAGCAAAGACGGAAAAGGAAAATTCATTGGTGACCCAACGAAAAATTACGTCAACGAAAACGGAATGATTCTTTCCGGACCCGAATTTCTGACGGTTTTCGATGGGCAAACAGGAGAAGAAATTCATACCGTCAATTATCAGGTTCCAAGATTTGCAGGAAGTTTAAATCCAACTGCCGAACAAATGACCGAAACCTGGGGCGATGCCAAAGGAAACCGTATCGATCGGTTTTTGGGAGCTGTTGCTTATCTCGATGGGAAGACTCCGAGTGTGATTATGTCACGAGGCTATTACACCAGAACAGCGATTGCAGCCTGGGATTTTAAAGACAAAAAACTGAGTCTTCGGTGGCTTTTCGATACCGAAAGTTCAGAAGAAAACAAACAATACCGCGGACAGGGAAATCATAACTTAACAATTGCCGATGTCGATAATGACGAAAAAGACGAAATCGTTTTCGGAGCAATGACGGTTGATGATGACGGAAAAGTGTTGAACAGCACAGGTTACGGTCACGGTGATGCTGTGCACGTTGGAGATTTAGACCCATCTAATCCGGGATTGGAAATTTTTGATATTCAGGAACGTTTTGATGATGCGGGAGCGCACTTCAGGGATGGAAAAACAGGAAAAGTGCTTTGGAAATTGCCGTCAACCGTGTACAGTCAGGCGAGTAAATTCCAGGGTCCGGGAAGAGGTTTATCTTTAAATATCGACCCTCGTTATGAAGGTTCCGAATGTTGGGCGGCCGGTGCAGGACTGAAAGGCGTTTATAGTGCTAGGGGAAAGAAAATCACCGATAAAAATCCGGCAGTGAATATGGGGATTTATTGGGACGGCGATTTTTTAAGTGAAATTTTAGACGGAACTGTTGTTTCCAAATGGGACTGGGAAAATGAAAAGTCAAACCTGATTTTCGATGCTAAAGATTTTCAGTGCGAATCCAATAACGGAACAAAGAAAAATCCGGCTCTGGTTGCCGATTTATTCGGAGACTGGCGAGAAGAAGTGATTTACAGAACTGCCGATAATCAGGAATTGAGAATTTTCAGCACGACCAGTCCGACAAAACACAGATTGTACACTTTAATGCACAATCCGCAATACCGATTGAGTATCGTTTGGCAAAATGTGGGGTACAATCAGCCGCCACACACCGATTATTATTTGGAGGAATCGGTGAAAGAAGTTCCAAAACCTAATGTTTATGTTGTAAAACCTAAGATTGATAATTAA
- the rhaT gene encoding L-rhamnose/proton symporter RhaT, producing MNALLGVIFHFLGGFSSGSFYLPYKKVKGWQWETFWLIGGVFSWIIVPPLAAYLTIPDFWEIIQNESSSILGLTFLFGALWGIGGFMYGLGVRYLGVALGSSIMLGLTMVIGSLVPSIFYEFSPHEGKDNIGLMISSTWGRMVLLGLFVCVIGIIISGKAGVMKDKELQKESKDPHGTSVKTEYKFGLGLTVAIISGVLSACFNFGLEAGKPMAMVANDAWKAANPGQGEFLFQNNVTYIVVLWGGMASNLLGCLYLSFKNKSYSDYTKKNVPVAKNILFCALAGTMWFLQFFFYGMGESKMGNGPSSWILHMAFIILIANLWGVVIKEWKGVSKKTISTIVVGMIVMFISILIVGYGNSLR from the coding sequence ATGAACGCATTATTAGGAGTTATTTTTCATTTTTTAGGAGGTTTTTCTTCGGGAAGTTTTTATTTGCCCTATAAAAAAGTTAAAGGCTGGCAATGGGAAACATTTTGGTTAATAGGAGGTGTCTTTTCATGGATTATTGTTCCGCCGCTGGCTGCCTATCTTACTATTCCGGATTTTTGGGAAATTATTCAGAATGAAAGTTCATCAATTTTAGGATTAACCTTTTTGTTCGGAGCGTTGTGGGGAATCGGTGGCTTCATGTACGGTTTAGGAGTCAGGTACTTAGGGGTTGCCCTGGGAAGCAGTATCATGCTGGGACTTACCATGGTGATCGGCTCGCTTGTTCCTTCTATTTTTTACGAATTTTCGCCTCACGAAGGAAAGGACAATATCGGACTGATGATTTCAAGCACATGGGGAAGAATGGTCCTTCTGGGACTTTTTGTATGCGTTATCGGAATTATCATCAGCGGAAAGGCCGGTGTGATGAAAGATAAAGAGCTTCAGAAAGAATCTAAAGATCCTCACGGTACATCGGTAAAAACCGAGTATAAATTCGGACTTGGACTTACGGTGGCTATCATTTCCGGAGTTTTGAGCGCCTGTTTCAATTTCGGACTTGAAGCCGGAAAACCTATGGCAATGGTAGCCAACGATGCATGGAAAGCTGCAAATCCCGGTCAGGGAGAATTTCTGTTCCAGAATAATGTAACCTATATTGTTGTCCTTTGGGGCGGTATGGCTTCTAATCTTTTGGGCTGCCTTTATCTGTCATTTAAAAATAAATCTTATTCAGATTACACTAAAAAAAATGTGCCTGTTGCAAAAAATATTCTTTTCTGCGCATTGGCAGGGACCATGTGGTTCTTACAGTTTTTTTTCTACGGAATGGGTGAAAGTAAAATGGGGAACGGTCCGAGCTCATGGATTTTACACATGGCGTTTATCATCTTGATCGCCAATCTCTGGGGAGTGGTCATTAAAGAATGGAAAGGGGTTTCCAAAAAAACAATTTCTACTATTGTGGTTGGGATGATTGTTATGTTTATCTCTATTCTTATCGTAGGATACGGAAATTCCTTGCGCTAA
- a CDS encoding glycoside hydrolase family 88/105 protein — MKRLLTTGIFALIIAGMTSCSVQKKNTANADLPNKKEVLEVAERANQYFMNKWTDPGKEIVGKKIWPSNLWTRAVYYEGLMALYKVDPKKEYYNYALDWSQKHNWDMMRGTFTRNADNQACGQTYLDLYEIDGRKHPERIKYVKMSMDSMIASGKSDDWWWIDALQMGMPIFTKLGRITGDKKYFDKNYEMYAFTKYKHGGNGLYNAKDKLWWRDKSFVPPYKEPNGEDCYWSRGNGWVLAALARTLEDTPKSDAHYQEYLQDYKNLLSALVPIQREDGFWNVSLHDPTNFGGKEMTGTALFVYGMSYGINKGLIDKKTYLPVVIKAWNAIVKDSVQPSGFLGWVQGTGKEPKDGQPLSVSKEPDFEDYGLGCLLLAASEVYQLK, encoded by the coding sequence ATGAAAAGACTATTAACAACAGGCATTTTTGCACTGATCATCGCAGGAATGACTTCCTGTTCGGTTCAAAAGAAAAATACAGCAAATGCAGATCTTCCAAATAAAAAAGAAGTTCTGGAAGTTGCAGAACGAGCCAATCAATACTTTATGAACAAATGGACGGATCCGGGAAAAGAAATTGTCGGGAAAAAAATCTGGCCGAGCAATCTATGGACTAGAGCGGTTTATTATGAAGGATTGATGGCATTGTATAAAGTTGATCCTAAAAAAGAATACTATAATTACGCTTTGGATTGGTCGCAAAAACACAATTGGGATATGATGCGCGGAACATTTACAAGAAATGCCGATAACCAGGCGTGCGGACAGACTTATCTCGATCTTTACGAGATTGATGGAAGAAAACATCCTGAACGGATCAAATACGTGAAAATGTCGATGGACAGTATGATTGCTTCGGGGAAGTCGGATGATTGGTGGTGGATTGACGCTTTACAAATGGGAATGCCGATTTTTACAAAATTGGGAAGAATCACCGGCGACAAAAAGTATTTTGACAAGAATTACGAAATGTACGCTTTCACCAAATATAAGCACGGAGGAAACGGCCTCTACAATGCAAAAGATAAACTCTGGTGGAGAGATAAAAGCTTTGTTCCGCCATATAAAGAACCGAACGGCGAAGATTGCTACTGGAGCCGCGGAAACGGCTGGGTATTAGCCGCACTTGCCAGAACTTTGGAAGATACACCCAAGTCGGATGCGCATTATCAGGAATATCTACAGGATTATAAAAATTTGTTATCGGCTTTGGTTCCCATCCAGAGAGAAGACGGTTTCTGGAATGTAAGCCTTCATGACCCGACAAATTTTGGCGGAAAAGAAATGACGGGAACTGCATTGTTTGTATATGGAATGTCCTATGGAATCAACAAAGGTCTGATTGATAAAAAGACATATCTGCCGGTTGTAATCAAAGCCTGGAATGCCATTGTTAAAGATTCTGTTCAGCCTAGCGGATTTTTGGGTTGGGTTCAGGGTACCGGAAAAGAACCGAAAGATGGACAGCCACTTTCCGTGAGCAAAGAGCCTGATTTTGAAGATTATGGCCTTGGTTGTCTATTGCTGGCTGCAAGTGAAGTGTATCAATTAAAATAA